The Paraburkholderia agricolaris genome includes the window CTTGAGCACCCGGTCCGCGCTGAATGCGGCATCGAGCAGCCGCGCGAGCAGCGAGCTGCCTTCGTTCAGGCCGACGTACTCGAAGTCGAGTGTATCGGCGAAGGCGACTTCTTCGAGGGCGGCGAGCGGATGGCCGGCCGGCACCAGCAGCACGAGTTTGTCCTCGCGATATATGGCCTTGTCGATACCCGGCGACAGCACATTGTCCGCAAAGATGCCGATATCGGCGTCGCCGTTGCGGATTGCCGCGACGATTTCGTCGCTCAATCGTTCCTCGAGTGAGATCTTCACGCCGGGGTTGCCGGAGAGAAAAGCCTGCACGTCGTGCGGCAGGAACTGGATGACCGATGACGTGTTGGCCCAGACCCGCACGTGTCCGCGCACGCCGGCGGCGTAGTCGCTCATTTCGTTGGCCATGCGGTTCACGCGCTCGACGACTTGTCTCGCATGCGCGAGCAAACCCTTGCCGGCGGCGGTCAGCTCGATGCCGCGCGGTTGCCGCAGCATCAGTGTGCAATCGATGCTATGTTCCAGATCGGTCATGCGTTTGCTGACTGCCGACAGCGTCAGGCAGGTACGCTCGGCCGCCTTCGTCAAGCTGCCGAGTTCCGCGACGACGATGAAAACGCGCAGGGATTGGAGGTCGTAATGTGAGGAGCGGGTCATGGGTGTGGTTCGTTTAGCGAGCGGCACAGCGACAGTCCCGCGCGTCGGATCCTCGCGTGCTGGACCGACTTCATGTGAAGCATAGCAGGGCGACGGAATTGGGCAGGCGCGTGAGTTATGCGGCACGGAATACGGCCTGGCGCTTGTCGTGCGCGGGTTTCGGCCGGTCTGAGCGTCACCGCACAGACTGGCGGCACGAGCGGTACGATTCTGAAATCTCAACGATCTGCTACCTTATGTGCTCGGGCTTCTCGAGGCAATCCAGCAGAACGATCGCGCTACGACGATGAAACCATCCACTCTTCGCATGCTAGTCGCCCTTGTGTCGCTGGGCGTGGGATTATCTTCCGCCGCGTGCAATGCCTATGCGCTCGACACGCAGCTGAACTGTCAGTCGAATCCGCATGATTTCATTGCTCCGCTTCTGGACGAACAGTCGATCGATCCGAAGCCAATACGCATTGAAGCGAACTCGGTCAACGCGTTTCGTCCCGCGCGCGGCAGCAACCTGACGGCATTTGGCTTTCACGTCTCGGCCGTTTTCGGATATGCGCAGAACGATCCGATTTTCAAACAGGGCAGCGGCCAGCCGCTCAAGTCTTCAACGTATGGCGTGGTGGTGAGAGGGTCTGCCACATCGGTTGAGGCGAGCGTACGGCAGGCTGGCAGCAATGCAGGCATTCGCGAGGTCATACCGTTTTTTCTGACTGCGGTTTTTTGCGGTGGGCATTGAGACTGATCCTTACCCTACTCAGTTCGTCCATTTCCACAATAGCGCCAGGGCAATCAAGGCCGCCGTTGGATCTTGAACGCTGGCGTATGAACCACGGGCGGGACTTCTCAGCCCCGCCCGTGGTCCGCGTGCCTGTCTTTAGACAGCGCGTTTGACCCATCCTGATCGATCAACCCTTCGTCCATGCGGCGGCCGAGGCCATCGCGAAGTCCCGATACGATCTTGGCTGCCGCCCGAGCAGCGCGGCGAGGCGTTCGATCTCGGCTTTCGAAGCGACCGCGCCGTCCAGTTGATAGCGGCGCATCATCAGACGCATGTCGTAGGCGAGCCAACCTGGTGCGACCGCCTTGAGACGCTGTTCGAGGATGTCGAGATCGTCGCCGCCGTAGCGGACCGGGCGTCCCAATGCCTCGGCCCAGATCGCGGCGATGGTGTCCGACGTCAGCGCATCGGGCCCGACGAGTTCGTACGTCTCACGTGGCAGCCGATCGGCGGCGCGCTCGCGGCGCAGGAGTTCGCGTGCGGCGGCGTCGCCGATATCGCGGACATCGACCATCGAAATACCTTTGCTGCCAATCGGCATGCCGTAGACGCCGTGTGTCAGCAGCGGGTCTTTCTGCCGGGCATCGTTCTGGATGAAATACGCGGGGCGCAGCACCGTCGCCGGCAGATCGGTGTGCTCGATCATGCGTTCCACTGTGTGCTTGCCGGTGAAGTGAGGCACATCGACATACTCCGCACCCTTGAAAACCGACAGATAAACAATGCCCTTCACGCCGGCTTCCCGCGCGACGCTGAGCGTCTGCAGCGCCTGTGTCAGTTCGTCGGCGGCGTTGGGGGCGAGCAGGAACAAGGTGCTGACGCCGTTCATTGCGCGCCGTATTGCGTCGATGTCGGACAGGTCGCCTTTGACCGCGATGACGCCGGCGGGAAATTGGGCTTTTTCCGGCGAGCGGGTCAGGGCGCGCACGTCGGCGCCGCTGCCGTTCAGATGGTCGAGAACCTGCTTGCCGATTACGCCTGTGCTGCCAGTTACGAGGATTGCCATGATTTTCTCCTGGGGTTGAATGGACTGGGTTAGTCCGTGAGACGAACAATATTCGTTCCATTGGTTGACCGAAAGTGACAAAATTCAGACACCTCGTCTCATAAACGGAACGATCATGGATTTGACCTCGCTGGCGGATTTCAATGCGGTTGCCTTGCACGGTGGCTTCGGGCCGGCCAGTCGCGCGCTCGACCGTCCCAAGGCCACGCTGTCACGGCGCGTGGCCGAGCTGGAAGACGACCTCGGTGTGCGGCTGATCGAGCGGGGCGCACGCCGGTTGCGTCTGACGGAGGAAGGTCTTGCGCTCCACGAGCGCACGCGAGGGCTCATG containing:
- a CDS encoding LysR family transcriptional regulator, which produces MTRSSHYDLQSLRVFIVVAELGSLTKAAERTCLTLSAVSKRMTDLEHSIDCTLMLRQPRGIELTAAGKGLLAHARQVVERVNRMANEMSDYAAGVRGHVRVWANTSSVIQFLPHDVQAFLSGNPGVKISLEERLSDEIVAAIRNGDADIGIFADNVLSPGIDKAIYREDKLVLLVPAGHPLAALEEVAFADTLDFEYVGLNEGSSLLARLLDAAFSADRVLKLRIQVHSFDGICRMIEHGLGIGVLPEGAVRPEILAAGLRAVKLTDAWAHRALWIGTLSRETLSPEALRLYDFMSGHTEA
- a CDS encoding NmrA/HSCARG family protein, which gives rise to MAILVTGSTGVIGKQVLDHLNGSGADVRALTRSPEKAQFPAGVIAVKGDLSDIDAIRRAMNGVSTLFLLAPNAADELTQALQTLSVAREAGVKGIVYLSVFKGAEYVDVPHFTGKHTVERMIEHTDLPATVLRPAYFIQNDARQKDPLLTHGVYGMPIGSKGISMVDVRDIGDAAARELLRRERAADRLPRETYELVGPDALTSDTIAAIWAEALGRPVRYGGDDLDILEQRLKAVAPGWLAYDMRLMMRRYQLDGAVASKAEIERLAALLGRQPRSYRDFAMASAAAWTKG